Proteins from one Ammospiza nelsoni isolate bAmmNel1 chromosome 18, bAmmNel1.pri, whole genome shotgun sequence genomic window:
- the LOC132081361 gene encoding uncharacterized protein LOC132081361 — MSRDLSPRRKLGPAIFHKTESQDRLIEELQDRLGIDNQEQEEWPSQDAWLTEGVIVTARPRGEEQSGEQQVEKVVFPPESPLLSRRTISVPVSSHLQPSKEAAKIVPANAAPSPASGPASLLSIPPQPSSVSSTPAPSPVSSSSFSLAPQPLFQWEASDNDYHEVSVVGTPPNEDPKHSCSPQTWTPSTKAVVSVGCQTEDEAFFPEMQAGFSILICVFSSIFQSN; from the exons ATGTCTCGGGACCTCTCTCCAAGGCGCAAACTAGGTCCTGCCATATTCCACAAGACTGAGTCCCAGGATCGCTTGATTGAGGAGCttcaggacaggctgggcatCGATAACCAGGAGCAGGAAGAATGGCCAAGCCAGGATGCCTGGCTGACAGAGGGGGTCATTGTCACTGCCAGGCCCCGGGGGGAAGAGCAGAGTGGTGAACAGCAAGTAGAGAAG GTGGTTTTTCCTCCAGAGTCCCCACTCCTCTCCAGGAGGACAATCTCTGTTCCTGTCTCTTCCCATCTCCAGCCTTCCAAAGAAGCTGCAAAGATAGTCCCTGCTaatgctgctccttctcctgcttctGGCCCTGCATCTCTTCTCTCAATCCCACCTCAGCCTTCCTCTGTGTCATCTACCCCAGCTCCTAGTCCAgtctcttcctcttccttcagcTTGGCTCCCCAGCCTCTCTTCCAGTGGGAAGCTTCTGATAATGATTATCATGAGGTTTCTGTTGTGGGCACCCCTCCTAATGAAGATCCCAAACATTCCTGTTCTCCCCAGACCTGGACTCCTAGCACCAAGGCAGTTGTCTCTGTTGGCTGTCAGACTGAAGATGAAGCTTTCTTCCCAGAAATGCAGGCAGGCTTCTCTATTCTGATTTGTGTTTTTAGCAGTATTTTCCAATCCAACTAG
- the LOC132081360 gene encoding paxillin → MDDLDALLADLESTTSHISKRPVFLTEETPYSYPTGNHTYQEIAVPPPVPPPPSNDALNGTVIDPSEQWQPSTPRYGHQQPQSQSPIYSSSAKSSSASVPRDGLNSPTPRASEEEHVYSFPNKQKSAEPSPTMTSSSLGSNLSELDRLLLELNAVQHTPPSGFTADEAGRSPSLPSVAGPHYVVPENSSSGGGKAAPPTKEKPKRNGARGIEDVRPSVESLLDELESSVPSPVPAITVSQGEVSSPQRVTASQQQTRISASSATRELDELMASLSDFKFMAQGKAGSSSPPSTASKPGSQLDTMLGSLQSDLNKLGVATVAKGVCGACKKPIAGQVVTAMGKTWHPEHFVCTHCQEEIGSRNFFERDGQPYCEKDYHNLFSPRCYYCNGPILDKVVTALDRTWHPEHFFCAQCGAFFGPEGFHEKDGKAYCRKDYFDMFAPKCGGCARAILENYISALNTLWHPECFVCRECFTPFVNGSFFEHDGQPYCEVHYHERRGSLCSGCQKPITGRCITAMGKKFHPEHFVCAFCLKQLNKGTFKEQNDKPYCQNCFLKLFC, encoded by the exons ACGCCTTACTGGCAGACCTGGAATCAACCACCTCTCATATCTCCAAACGCCCAGTGTTTCTCACGGAGGAAACTCCTTACTCCTACCCAACTGGAAACCACACGTACCAGGAGATTGCTGTGCCACCCCCGGTGCCCCCACCGCCTTCCAACGACGCCCTGAATGGCACCGTGATCGACCCCTCAGAGCAGTGGCAGCCCAGCACACCCAGATACGGCCACCAGCAG CCTCAGTCCCAGTCTCCTATATACAGCTCTAGTGCCAAAAGCTCCAGTGCCTCCGTTCCTAGAGACGGGCTCAACTCTCCTACTCCCCGTGCCAGTGAAGAGGAACACGTCTACAG TTTCCCAAACAAGCAGAAGTCTGCAGAACCGTCTCCTACAATGACCAGCTCCTCTCTGGGCAGCAACCTCTCAGAACTGGACAGGCTCCTTCTGGAACTGAATGCTGTTCAACATACCCCTCCCAGTGGCTTCACAGCAG ATGAGGCTGGCAGAAGCCCATCACTGCCCAGCGTGGCTGGCCCTCACTATGTTGTCCCAGagaacagcagctcagggggaGGGAAGGCTGCACCCCCGACAAAAGAGAAGCCAAAGCGAAATGGTGCCCGTGGGATTGAAGATGTGCGACCCAGCGTGGAGAGCCTGCTGGATGAGCTGGAGAGCTCCGTGCCAAGTCCAGT GCCTGCAATCACTGTGAGCCAGGGTGAGGTGAGCAGCCCCCAGCGTGTCACGGCCAGTCAGCAGCAGACCCGAATTTCTGCTTCTTCAGCTACACGAGAACTGGATGAGCTGATGGCATCTCTCTCTGACTTCAAG TTCATGGCACAGGGaaaagctgggagcagctcccctcCATCCACAGCCTCCAAGCCTGGCAGTCAGCTGGATACCATGCTGGGAAGTCTTCAGTCTGACCTGAACAAACTGGGTGTAGCTACAGTTGCCAAAGGTGTCTGTGGAGCCTGCAAGAAGCCTATTGCTGGGCAG GTAGTTACAGCCATGGGGAAAACCTGGCACCCTGAGCACTTCGTCTGCACCCACTGCCAGGAGGAGATCGGCTCCCGGAACTTCTTTGAGCGGGATGGGCAGCCCTACTGCGAGAAGGATTATCACAACCTCTTCTCTCCTCGCTGCTACTACTGCAACGGGCCCATCCTTGAT AAAGTGGTGACTGCTTTGGACAGGACATGGCACCCTGAACACTTTTTCTGTGCCCAGTGTGGAGCTTTCTTTGGACCTGAAG GGTTTCACGAGAAGGATGGCAAAGCCTATTGCCGCAAGGACTACTTTGATATGTTTGCTCCCAAGTGTGGAGGCTGTGCCCGGGCCATCCTGGAAAATTACATCTCTGCCTTGAACACCCTGTGGCACCCCGAGTGCTTTGTCTGTCGG gagtgTTTCACCCCGTTTGTCAACGGCAGCTTCTTCGAGCACGACGGGCAGCCCTACTGTGAGGTGCATTACCACGAGCGCCGCGGCTCGCTCTGCTCCGGCTGCCAGAAGCCCATCACAGGACGCTGCATCACTGCTATGGGCAAGAAATTCCACCCAGAACACTTTGTCTGTGCCTTCTGCCTCAAGCAGCTCAACAAAGGAACCTTCAAGGAGCAGAACGACAAGCCCTACTGCCAGAACTGCTTCCTCAAGCTCTTCTGTTAG
- the RPLP0 gene encoding large ribosomal subunit protein uL10, with the protein MPREDRATWKSNYFMKIIQLLDDYPKCFIVGADNVGSKQMQQIRMSLRGKAVVLMGKNTMMRKAIRGHLENNPALEKLLPHIRGNVGFVFTKEDLTEIRDMLLANKVPAAARAGAIAPCDVTVPAQNTGLGPEKTSFFQALGITTKISRGTIEILSDVQLIKTGDKVGASEATLLNMLNISPFSFGLVIQQVFDNGSIYNPEVLDITEETLHKRFLEGVRNVASICLQIGYPTIASVPHSIINGYKRVLAVAVETDYTFPLAEKVKAFLADPSAFVAAMPVVAETAAPAAAAAAAPAKEAAKEESEESDEDMGFGLFD; encoded by the exons ATGCCCAGGGAAGACAGGGCTACGTGGAAGTCCAACTATTTTATGAAAATCATC CAACTCCTGGATGATTACCCAAAGTGTTTCATTGTGGGAGCAGACAATGTGGGATCCAAGCAGATGCAGCAGATCCGGATGTCCCTGCGTGGAAAAGCTGTTGTGCTGATGGGGAAGAACACAATGATGCGCAAAGCTATTCGTGGTCATCTGGAGAATAACCCTGCTCTAGAAAA GCTGCTGCCTCATATCCGTGGGAATGTGGGCTTTGTCTTCACTAAGGAGGATCTGACTGAGATCCGGGACATGCTGCTGGCTAACAAG GTGCCAGCTGCTGCCCGTGCTGGTGCCATCGCTCCTTGTGATGTGACTGTGCCAGCCCAGAACACAGGCCTCGGACCTGAGAAGACCTCCTTTTTCCAGGCCTTGGGCATCACCACAAAGATTTCCAGAGGAACCATTGAAATTCTG AGTGATGTGCAGCTTATCAAGACTGGAGACAAAGTGGGTGCCAGCGAAGCCACCCTGCTCAACATGCTGAACATCTCCCCGTTCTCCTTCGGGTTGGTGATCCAGCAGGTCTTTGATAATGGCAGCATTTACAACCCTGAAGTGCTGGACATCACCGAGGAGACCTTGCACAAGCGCTTTCTGGAG GGTGTTCGCAATGTTGCCAGCATCTGTCTGCAGATTGGGTACCCGACCATTGCGTCCGTGCCCCACTCCATCATCAACGGCTACAAGCGTGTCCTGGCCGTGGCTGTGGAGACCGACTACACCTTCCCACTGGCTGAAAAG GTGAAGGCCTTCCTGGCAGACCCCTCAGCTTTTGTGGCAGCTATGCCTGTGGTGGCTGAAACtgctgcacctgctgctgccgctgctgctgctccagcgaAGGAGGCAGCGAAGGAGGAGTCGGAGGAGTCTGACGAGGACATGGGATTTGGTCTCTTTGACTAA